From Mucilaginibacter inviolabilis, a single genomic window includes:
- a CDS encoding DUF3810 domain-containing protein: MRYNLSEKPLLKRIVVILSLTLAIFILMQFADHPAWVERYYSKGFYMFICYVLHPVFNLFPFSVGDVVYIAVIVYLIYKTIGFFKLLFKKKFKETGLMLLGLVIGVQVGILAFYLFWGMNYFRPSAAERLNLRDTSFTTADLHKVTQLLIDSVNATRARVTAADMAQSNRNIYQTAERAIRSLSTSSASFEAWHPGVKPSILTFLLNFMGTSGYYNPFTSEAQINYQMPVFNRPFVACHEMSHQMGYGAEDEADFAGFVVAVHSRDRLLRYSAYHLAVSEFMYTLGRRDTVAYKALKATISKEVRHDYATEHNYWLSYENKLNAISSIFYDSFLKANNQPKGLETYNRMVLLVMAQERKNWVH; encoded by the coding sequence ATGCGTTATAATCTTAGCGAGAAACCTTTATTAAAAAGAATAGTAGTCATATTATCACTGACCCTGGCCATATTTATATTGATGCAATTTGCCGATCATCCCGCCTGGGTTGAGCGATATTATTCAAAAGGGTTTTATATGTTTATTTGCTATGTACTGCACCCGGTTTTTAACCTGTTTCCTTTTAGTGTAGGCGATGTGGTATATATAGCTGTAATAGTATACCTCATTTATAAAACTATCGGTTTCTTTAAATTGCTTTTTAAAAAGAAGTTTAAAGAAACGGGTTTAATGTTGCTGGGTTTGGTGATAGGGGTGCAGGTTGGCATATTAGCGTTTTATCTTTTTTGGGGGATGAACTACTTTCGGCCATCAGCAGCAGAACGGCTTAATTTACGCGATACCTCATTTACAACAGCCGATCTGCATAAAGTAACTCAACTGCTTATAGATAGCGTAAATGCCACACGGGCGCGGGTCACTGCAGCCGATATGGCCCAAAGTAACCGTAATATTTACCAAACTGCCGAACGGGCAATACGATCCTTGTCGACCAGTTCAGCCAGCTTTGAGGCCTGGCATCCTGGGGTTAAACCCTCCATACTCACGTTTTTGCTCAACTTTATGGGCACATCGGGTTATTATAACCCTTTTACTTCCGAAGCGCAGATCAATTACCAGATGCCTGTTTTTAACCGGCCCTTTGTTGCCTGTCACGAAATGTCGCATCAAATGGGTTACGGTGCCGAAGATGAGGCCGATTTTGCCGGCTTTGTAGTTGCCGTGCATTCCAGGGATCGGCTGTTACGCTATTCGGCTTATCACCTGGCTGTCAGCGAATTTATGTACACGCTGGGCAGGCGTGATACAGTGGCCTATAAAGCATTAAAAGCTACTATTTCAAAGGAAGTACGCCACGATTACGCCACCGAACACAATTACTGGTTATCCTATGAGAATAAGCTCAACGCCATCAGTAGTATTTTTTATGATAGTTTCCTAAAAGCGAATAATCAACCTAAAGGACTTGAGACTTATAACCGGATGGTATTGCTAGTTATGGCTCAGGAACGCAAAAACTGGGTTCATTAG
- a CDS encoding DUF2911 domain-containing protein has protein sequence MRRLLQFKAGLLFAFVLLTSVAFAQDKKPMASPRDSVSGKAAGSTLTINYGSPSVKGRKIWGDLEPWGKVWRAGANEATTFTTTKAIKVEGKELAAGTYGFFLIPNENGTWAVIFNKVAKQWGAFKYDEKQDALRVNVKVKKAAAHERLVYTISAKGFSLLWDTTEVPVSVK, from the coding sequence ATGAGAAGATTATTACAATTTAAAGCAGGATTGCTTTTTGCATTTGTGCTTTTAACTTCGGTTGCCTTTGCACAGGATAAAAAACCAATGGCAAGCCCACGCGATAGCGTTAGCGGTAAAGCAGCGGGTTCAACCTTAACTATCAATTATGGCAGTCCATCGGTTAAGGGCCGTAAAATATGGGGCGATCTTGAGCCATGGGGTAAAGTATGGCGGGCCGGTGCCAACGAGGCTACCACTTTTACAACAACTAAAGCAATCAAAGTTGAAGGTAAAGAGCTGGCAGCCGGTACTTATGGATTTTTCCTGATACCGAATGAGAACGGTACTTGGGCTGTTATATTTAACAAAGTGGCTAAACAATGGGGCGCTTTTAAATATGACGAAAAACAGGATGCCTTACGTGTTAACGTAAAAGTCAAAAAAGCTGCTGCACATGAGCGTTTGGTTTATACCATATCAGCTAAAGGTTTTAGTCTGCTTTGGGACACTACCGAAGTCCCTGTTTCTGTAAAATAA